One Euphorbia lathyris chromosome 1, ddEupLath1.1, whole genome shotgun sequence DNA segment encodes these proteins:
- the LOC136211031 gene encoding uncharacterized protein produces the protein MKASVSIRQFLSWVLDSRVEEKLNNTCFIKLRGMAEFKCNNRFEGAIMSHFDENEFKFTFGEKSLYLGLEDVFHITGLPVDGCPVVVKKIDDYEKFSTRLLGSDDPERTENSPLVTKKWLLDTFKKVLDDITSVDEKLKWYVRAYILFTIGTILLPSNQKGTVSMVYLHHLEDLSVDSLNKIAWGAAVLAKLQGSFKNGKCTSGATWILEMFILERIPSIRDAYLYRRPTSTDEHPSCLMWSKFMKDNSHTSHSKIDWETSLNAIGDKILAFQKFLKFVPEKEENASGDNQNGGGSYTSNGPNCSLSNGDSSVNDHPKGTHDTGF, from the exons ATGAAAGCTAGTGTATCCATACGTCAATTTTTGAGTTGGGTGCTTGACTCTAGAGTTGAAGAGAAGCTTAATAACACGTGCTTTATAAAGTTGAGAGGTATGGCTGAATTCAAATGCAACAACAGATTTGAGGGAGCCATTATGTCCCATTTTGATGAAAATGAGTTCAAGTTCACTTTTGGTGAAAAGAGTTTGTACTTAGGCttggaagatgtattccacatCACTGGTCTTCCAGTTGATGGTTGCCCGGTTGTCGTAAAAAAGATTGATGATTATGAAAAGTTTAGCACTAGATTGTTAGGGAGTGATGATCCTGAAAGAACAGAAAATTCGCCACTTGTTACTAAAAAATGGTTGTTGGATACGTTCAAGAAAGTCCTAGATGATATTACATCTGTAGATGAGAAATTAAAGTGGTATGTGAGGGCATACATTCTTTTTACGATTGGGACAATTTTGTTGCCTTCAAACCAAAAGGGTACAGTCTCTATGGTCTATTTGCATCATTTAGAGGATTTGAGTGTAGATTCTCTAAACAAGATTGCATGGGGTGCTGCTGTCCTTGCAAAGCTTCAGGGATCATTTAAGAATGGAAAATGCACAAGCGGAGCGACTTGGATTTTGGAG atgttTATCCTGGAGCGTATTCCCTCCATTCGGGATGCTTATCTGTATCGTAGACCCACTTCCACGGATGAGCATCCGTCTTGCTTGATGTGGAGTAAGTTTATGAAGGATAACTCACATACTTCACACTCCAAGATAGATTGGGAGACATCGTTGAATGCCATAGGAGATAAG ATTTTAGCCTTCCAAAAATTCCTAAAGTTCGTGCCCGAGAAG GAAGAAAATGCCTCAGGAGATAATCAGAATGGGGGAGGATCATATACCTCCAATGGTCCCAACTGTAGCCTCAGCAACGGAGACAGCTCTGTGAATGACCATCCAA AAGGCACTCATGATACTGGTTTTTGA